ACGGACAAGTATCTGTAGCTGCTGTAAAGGAAGGCTCTTTTGCAAAGTTTACCGTAAAGGATAATGGAATTGGCATAAAAGAAGAGGATCAGGAACGGGTATTTATTGAATTCGAACAAGTTGACAGCTCTTATGAAAGAAAATACGGTGGTACTGGGCTAGGGCTTCCTCTTACAAAAAAGCTGGTGGAGCTGCACAACGGGAAGATTTTCTTGCTAAGCCAGCCTGGAAGAGGTACGGAAGTTATTGTTACACTGCCTTTAGATATTGATGAGAGCAATAAATCAAGTATTATTGTTTCCTAAAAGTTATAGGGGGTGACCATGTGAGTAAGATACTGATAGTAGACGATAATAAGAAAAACTGCGAGATATTGGAGGATTTGCTTGCTGCCTGGGGTTACGAAGCTTTTACGGCAGATGAGGGTGTTAAGGCGCTAAACTCTGCCTTAGAGCTTGAGCCTGCTGTTATACTGCTGGATGTTATGCTGCCCGGTATGAATGGTTTTGAGCTTTGCAAGAAATTAAAGATGGGACAGACTACCAAGGATATACCTGTAATAATGATAACAGCTTTAAATGAGGTAGAGGATAGAATTAGAGGGTTTAACGCTGGAGCAGATGTATTTTTATCAAGGCCTGTGGTTTATCAGGAATTAAAGAATAGGGTAGAATGGGCGGTAAACTTTAGAAAAAAGCTTAATGAGATGGAAAATATGAAAAGTGTAGTAAAAAGCTTTGTAGCTATTATGAAACTTAAGGATGAAAAGCTTTATAGTCATGCTATAAATGTTAAAAACTACTGCGAAAAGGTTGTTAAGCTGTTTTCAATAACTGATGAGCAGGAAGAGAAAATTCTTACAGCTGCTTGTTTAATGGATATTGGAAAGCTTGCTTCAGATTCTGAGCAGGAGCATATAGACAAAGGCGTAAGCATTATTGCTCCTCTAAAAGCAGGAGAGTGGCTTAAGGTTTTTATTGAAAGGCATCATGATAGAAAGTGCCGTGCAGAAGCATCGCTGGAAGCGCAGGTTTTGACCACAGTAAACAGGTTTGTGGAGCTATGGGAACAATCAGGCAGCAAGGATACTGCCGAGCAGAGCTTAAGTAAGGAATGCAGAGAGGGCTTTTGGAGCACTGAGGTGCTGGAGGCAATTAGCCAGGTACTGAAGGATGAGAGCTTTGTAAGAAGTATAAAACTAGGACTTTAGTTGTAGGACAACAATACAACCAAGGTCCTAGTGTGCTTTACACTAGGAATATAATACAACCTTAGCCTAATATAAGTCTGCCTCCTAAATATCTATAATCTATAGATAGAACAACTTATAAAAGTAGTTTTGTACACATATAAGAGCGGGGAGGCTTATGGTATGGCTGTAAAAACAAAATTGGCAGATATTCTTGCCGAAAAGGGTTTACCAATTAATTTTCAATTTGGCGGTGAGGCTCCAGAGGAAATGATTTCTCGTGAGGTAACAAAGGAGCCTACACCAAGAGCTAACAGATTAAGAGACATATACTACGACACCTTATCAACTGCTAATACGGAATTTCCATATTGGTACACTAGAAGATGGAATGAGCTTGAGGGAGAGGTTGACGTTGTTAGAAGAGCTGAAGCTTTAAAGTGTGCATTTTCACACTTAACACCGAATATTCTTCCAGGTGAAAAGCTGGTTATGCAGAAAACTAATTATTATAGAGGCTCCTTCCCTATGCCTTGGCTTTCAGAGGGTTTTTTCGTAGCAAAGGAGGATGAGCTTTACAAGGAAGCTTTAAACAGGGGAAGCGCTAGCGCAGGAGAGCTTAGTAAATTTGGTACAGGCGGAGGTAACGTTACAAGAAGTTTTGGAAAAATAGTTTCTATCGCCGGAAAGTTTGGAATGAGACAGGAGGAAATACCTGTTTTAGTTAAGCTTGCAAAGGAATGGGTTGGCCGTTCCGTTGATGATTTAGGACATAAATATGAGCAGATGGTGCCAGGATATCAAGTAAAAGAAAATATAATGAAATCCTTAATCTGCATGTTTGACTCAGGTTTTACACTTCCACAAGGAAGAGAAGTTATTAATTACTATTATCCGATGCAATATGGTTTTGATGGCCTAATAGACATGGCTATGGAATGCAAGGCTGCTGTTGCAGGAAATGCTGACGGCGACGGTCTTGTTGGAATGGATCGTTTATATTTCTATGAAGCTGTTAAGCTTATATTGGAAGGTATACAAGCCTGGATACTAAATTATGCAAAGCATGCAAAACAGCTTGCTGAGGCAGAAAAGAATGAAACTCAGAAGGCTGAATATATAGAAATTGCTGAGTGCTTGGAGTGGATAGCTCACAAACAGCCTAGAACCTTTAGAGAAGCTCTTCAGTTAACCTACACTATTCATATTGCAGTGCTTAATGAAGATGCTATATCTGGAATGTCCCTTGGTAGACTTGGACAGATGCTTTATCCATGGTTTGAACAGGACATAGCAGCAGGAAGAACTACTGAGAAAGAAGTATTGGAGCTTCTTGAGCTTCACAGAGTTAAATTTACAACTATAGACTGCTTTGCTTCTACCGGAGTTGTAGGCGGAGTTCTTTCCGGAAATACCTTTAACAATCTAACTCTTGGCGGGCTTCAAAAGGATGGAACCCCTGCTGTTAACAGACTTGAATATTTGATAGTTGAAGCTGGTATTACCTGCGGCAGCCCACAGCCAACCTTGTCCTGCATGTACGATGAAAAGCTGCCTGAGGAATTCCTATTAAAGTGCATAGAATGCGATAAGACCGGTACTGGCTATCCTGCATGGATGAACAATCGTGGAGCTATAGAATTCATGATAAACCAATATGGACCTGAAGGCATGACAATAGACGAAGCTAGAGCGGTTGCTATTGGCGGCTGTTTGGAAACCTCTCCATGCTGCTGGAAGGAACTGCATTTAAACGGAAAGAAATACTGGGTTTCAGGAGGAGCAGGACAGCCTACTTCTGTTGGAGTTCACTTTATAGCTAATCCTAAAGTTCTTGAGCTGGTTGTTACAAACGGAAAAGACCATAGAACTGGCCTTCAGGTTTATCCTGCTCACAATAAGAAGCTTGAAACCTTTGAGGAGCTATATGAACAATTTAAGGATTACTATGACTTAACCTGCGATGTGCTTGCTAGAACTAATAACATACAGCACGATATTTGGAGAAAGAAGAACATGGCAGTATTCAGTTCAATGCTTAAGCCGGACTGTTTGGACAAAGGCCATCATATAGGCAATTTAGGATATAGATATAATGCAACCTATAATGTTGAGAGCTGTGGAACTATAAATACTATAAATAGTCTTGCTTCCATAAAGAAGCTTGTATATGACGATAATAAGTATACTCTTGATGAGCTTAAGGAAGCTATTCTTAATAACTTCGGCTTTAAGACTGCTGCTGAGGTTGGAAGCTATTCCTTAGCTGACCAGGAAAAGAGAGACAACAGTTCTAAGTATGATGAAATTTATGGAGACTGCTTATTGGCTCCTAAGTATGGAAATGATGATCCATACGTAGACAATCTGTTAAAGGATTATGAAAACTGGTTCTGCAATATGTGCCATGACTATGAATCCTTGTATGGAAAGAAGATGTATGCTTGCCAAATTTCTGTTTCAACCCATGGAGCACAAGGTGCTGCTACACTTGCAAGTGCAGATGGAAGATTGGCAGGAACAACCTATGCTGACGGTTCAATGTCTGCTTATCCAGGAACAGATAAGAATGGTCCATATGCATTGTTTACATCCGCCACAGTTTGGGATCATAGTATGTCCCAAAATTCTCAGATGAACTTAAAGATTCACCCAAGTGCAATTAAGGGTGAAGAAGGCTCAAGAAAGCTTCTTGATTTAACTCGTGCTTATATGAGAAAGGGCGGTTACCATATTCAATACAACGTTGTAGACTCAAAGGTATTAAAGGAAGCTCAATCGAGTCCGCAAAACTATAGAGACTTGATGGTGCGTGTTGCAGGCTTTACACAGTACTGGTGTGAAATAGGAAAGCCAATTCAAGACGAAGTTATAGCAAGAACTGAATATGAAGGGGTGTAATTAATATGGCAAAGGAAAATATGAAGCATAATGATTGTGTTAATTTTGCACCAGTGGATGCTGCAAAGGGCATCTGCAGAGTTACAAACTCTATGGTGTTTATAGATACTGAAACCTGCGGAAACTTTAATGAGGCCTGCAAATGCAGAAACTGCAAAAACTTTATTAATCCAAACAACGATAATATAGGAACCTGTGTTGGACTTAAAAAGGAAGCTTGGACTTTTGCGGATCTCTGCGCTGCTACTTGCGAAGGCTATAAATCAGTTTAAGGCAAATAAAAATGAAAAGGGGCATTTAAGCATATTTATTTGCCCCTTTTATTTATAATGGGGGGAATATAAAAATGGAGGATAAGAGAGCTAAGTATTTAGGC
The genomic region above belongs to Clostridium swellfunianum and contains:
- the hpdB gene encoding 4-hydroxyphenylacetate decarboxylase large subunit, yielding MAVKTKLADILAEKGLPINFQFGGEAPEEMISREVTKEPTPRANRLRDIYYDTLSTANTEFPYWYTRRWNELEGEVDVVRRAEALKCAFSHLTPNILPGEKLVMQKTNYYRGSFPMPWLSEGFFVAKEDELYKEALNRGSASAGELSKFGTGGGNVTRSFGKIVSIAGKFGMRQEEIPVLVKLAKEWVGRSVDDLGHKYEQMVPGYQVKENIMKSLICMFDSGFTLPQGREVINYYYPMQYGFDGLIDMAMECKAAVAGNADGDGLVGMDRLYFYEAVKLILEGIQAWILNYAKHAKQLAEAEKNETQKAEYIEIAECLEWIAHKQPRTFREALQLTYTIHIAVLNEDAISGMSLGRLGQMLYPWFEQDIAAGRTTEKEVLELLELHRVKFTTIDCFASTGVVGGVLSGNTFNNLTLGGLQKDGTPAVNRLEYLIVEAGITCGSPQPTLSCMYDEKLPEEFLLKCIECDKTGTGYPAWMNNRGAIEFMINQYGPEGMTIDEARAVAIGGCLETSPCCWKELHLNGKKYWVSGGAGQPTSVGVHFIANPKVLELVVTNGKDHRTGLQVYPAHNKKLETFEELYEQFKDYYDLTCDVLARTNNIQHDIWRKKNMAVFSSMLKPDCLDKGHHIGNLGYRYNATYNVESCGTINTINSLASIKKLVYDDNKYTLDELKEAILNNFGFKTAAEVGSYSLADQEKRDNSSKYDEIYGDCLLAPKYGNDDPYVDNLLKDYENWFCNMCHDYESLYGKKMYACQISVSTHGAQGAATLASADGRLAGTTYADGSMSAYPGTDKNGPYALFTSATVWDHSMSQNSQMNLKIHPSAIKGEEGSRKLLDLTRAYMRKGGYHIQYNVVDSKVLKEAQSSPQNYRDLMVRVAGFTQYWCEIGKPIQDEVIARTEYEGV
- a CDS encoding response regulator — translated: MSKILIVDDNKKNCEILEDLLAAWGYEAFTADEGVKALNSALELEPAVILLDVMLPGMNGFELCKKLKMGQTTKDIPVIMITALNEVEDRIRGFNAGADVFLSRPVVYQELKNRVEWAVNFRKKLNEMENMKSVVKSFVAIMKLKDEKLYSHAINVKNYCEKVVKLFSITDEQEEKILTAACLMDIGKLASDSEQEHIDKGVSIIAPLKAGEWLKVFIERHHDRKCRAEASLEAQVLTTVNRFVELWEQSGSKDTAEQSLSKECREGFWSTEVLEAISQVLKDESFVRSIKLGL
- the hpdC gene encoding 4-hydroxyphenylacetate decarboxylase small subunit; its protein translation is MAKENMKHNDCVNFAPVDAAKGICRVTNSMVFIDTETCGNFNEACKCRNCKNFINPNNDNIGTCVGLKKEAWTFADLCAATCEGYKSV